The Amycolatopsis jiangsuensis nucleotide sequence AGAAGGCGCCCGCGGTGGACACCCCGCCGCCGGACACCTCGCTCAACGTCTCCGCGGTCGCGCGCCGGGTGCATCCGAGCGTGGTGAAGATCCGCGGGAACGCCCCGTCGTGCTCGCGTTCGCTGGAGGGCAGCGGTTTCGTGGTCGCGCCGCAGCGCGTGATGACGAACGCGCACGTGGTCGCGGGCACCGACGAGGTCGGCATCGAGTCCACGTCGGGTGACTACCGTGCGCGGGTCGTGTACTTCGACCCCGAGGTCGACGTGGCCGTGCTGGCAGTGCCCGGCCTGTCCGCGCCGGTGCTGCCGTTCGCCTCGGAGACCGCGAAGGCCGGCGACAACGCGGTGGTGCTCGGCTACCCGCTCGACGGGCCGTACACCTCGACAGCGGCCCGGATCCGCGGGCGCATCAACCTCCGCGGGCCGGACATCTACGACGCCAACACCGTGCAGCGCGACGTGTTCACCGTCCGCGGCTCGGTCCGCAGCGGCAACTCCGGCGGTCCGATGATCACTCCCGACGGCGACGTGATCGGCGTGGTGTTCGGCGCGGCCGTCGAGGATCCGGACACCGGGTTCACGCTGACCGCGGAACAGGTCCGCGCGGAGGTCGACGCGGCGCCGTCACAGACGTCGAGGGTGGCCACCGGCGCCTGCGCCAGCTGATCCGGGTTCAGCGGACGAAGTCGAGCAAGGACTCCGTGACGCGGTCCGGGGCTTCCAGGTGGGGGAAGTGCCCGATGTCCGGCCAGATCCGCGGTTCGCCGTGCGGGCCGGCCCAGTGCACCGAAGCCCGCGCGGTGTCGGCAAGGATGCAGGTGTCCTCGGTGCCGTGCAGTTGCAGCACCGGGGCGCTCACCCGGCGGCCGACCGCCTCGGTGAACCGGCGGCCGTCGCCGCGGAACTGGGCGCGGAAGGCCCAGCGGTAGTACTCCAGCGCGGAATGCGCGACCCCCGGGACCAGCATTGCCTGCCGGAATGCGGGCAGGGCCTCGGTGAACTCCCGCGTCGAGCGCCAGCGTTCGCCCGACCAGGCGGAAAACAGCGTCTCGACAGCCGCAGCGCCGTCCCGGACCAGCCATTTCTCCGGCGCCATCGGGACCTGGAACCGGAACAGGTGCCCGGTCGCCCGCGCTTGGCCGCGAGAGACCCGCCAGGCCGAGCGCTTCACCGCCGACTTCAGCGCCAGTGGATGCGCACCGCCCACGGACGTCACCGTCGCCACGAGCCGCGGGTGCAGTGCGGCGACGGTCCACGCGAGCATGCCGCCCCAGGCGTGCCCGACGAGGTGTGCCTGGCGCGCGCCGAGCGCTTTGATCAGGCCCCCGACGTCACCGGCGAGCGTCCACGCGTCGTAACCACGCGGCGGCTTGTCCGAGTCGCCGTAGCCCCGAAGGTCCACCGCGACCGCGCGGAAGCCCGCTTCGGCCAGCGCGGGCAACTGGTGGTGCCAGGCCCACCAGTACTCGGCGAAGCCGTGCAGGAACAGCACCAGCGGGCCCTCGCCGCATTCCGCGACGTGCAGCCGGATGCCGTTGGCGGAGACGTCACGGTGCGTCCACGGACCGTCGGCCCGCACGATCGACGGATCGGGCGTCAGCTCCAGCACCTGCTCCGCCTCGCCTTGTGCGGGACCGGGGTCAGTCCTGGGCGACCGGCAGGTCGTCCTCGGCGGCCTTGCGCGGTTTGAGCGCCGCGGCGGTCTCCTTGACGCTGCCGATGGTGCGCTCCGGCGCGCGCAGCTTCTTCACCTTGCGCCAGCCGAGGAACGCGGTCACCGCCGTGGTCACCAGCATCAGGCCGAACACGGTGAGGAACGCCGGCCAGCGGATGCCCCACCAGTCGGACAGGATCTCCGCGACGAACAGGAACAGGAAGTACGAGCTGTACAGCGCCACGGCGAGGGCGATCAGGAAGAAGACGGCGCCCTTCAGCGCCTTCTTCACCTCGGCGACCAGCTCCGATTTCGCCAGCTCCACCTCGGCCCGGACCAGCGTGGACAGATGCTGGGTGGCGTCGCCGACGAGCCGGCCGAGGGACTGTTCGCTCGCCGCGGCCTCCTCGTCGCTGGACAGGGGCAGGTACGGCACGGCCCCCACGCCGTCGGGGCCGGTGCGCTCGTGTTTGGGGCTGCTCACCGGGTCATCGTGCCACGTGGTCGTCCCCCGGGCGCGGCGGACCGGCGGGAGTGTCGTGATCAACCTGCCCCGGCGTGTGCGCGGCTGCGTCGTACGAGCAGCGCGGCCGCGCCCAGCGAGGCCACCGCGGACGCGATCAGCACGGCTGCCTTCGCCAGCTCACTCGTGTCTCCCGGCAGCGCGAGCTCGGCGATCAGCAGGCTCACCGTGAACCCGACTCCGCCGAGCATCGCCAGCGCGCTCAGGTCACGCCAGCCCATGCCGCGTGGCTTTTCGGCCACTCGCAGCCGCACCGCCAGCATGCTCGCGCCGAGGATGCCCACGAACTTCCCGGCGACCAGTCCGAACAGGACGGCCAGCGGCAACGCCGTGGTGAACACCTGCGTCAGCGCGTCGCCGTTCACCGAGATACCCGCGGCGAACAGGGCGAACACCGGCACCGCGACCGCGGCCGACCACGGCTGCAGCCGGTGCTCCAGCCGTACTGCCGGGGCCTCGTCCTCGCCCTCGTCCGGGCGCACGCGGGTGAGCAGGCCGAGCAGGACCCCGGCGATCGTGGCGTGCACTCCGGCCGAGTGCACCGCGACCCAGGTGACCAGCGCGAGTGGCACGTACAGCCAAGGCGTGCGAACACGCTTGTGCTGGAGGAACGCGTACAGCGCGAGGGCGAGCACGGCGACGCCGGCCGCGACGAGGTCGAACCCGCTGGTGAAGACGATGGCGATGATCAGGATGGCGCCGAGGTCGTCCACCACGGCCAGGGAAAGCAGGAACACCCGGGCGCTGCTCGGCAGGTTCGACGCGGTCAGCGCGAGCACCCCGAGCGCGAACGCGATGTCGGTGGCCACCGGGATGGCCCAGGCCCGGTCGATGCCCGGCGTCCCCCAGCCGACCGCGAGCGCGACCAGCGCGGGCACGAGCATGCCGCCCACCGCGGCGATCACCGGCAGCACCGCCTGCTTGACCCGGGACAGCTCGCCCACCACGAGCTCTCGCTTCAGCTCCAGCCCGGCCACGAAGAAGAACAACGCGAGCAGCCCGTCCTTGGCCCAGTCCCCGACCGTCAGATCCAGATGCAGGAACTGCGGGCCGAGCCGGAAGTCGCGGATCGTCTCGTAGACCCCGCTCAGCGGGGAATTCGCCCAGATCAACGCCACCGCGGTGGCGGCGAGCAGAATCAGCCCACCGGTGGTCTCGATGCGCAGATAACGGGTGAACTCGGCGACGGCACGGCGCGGAGCGATCACGGGCAGACCTCCAGGGCGGACGAGGCGAAACTGTCGCCGACCAGGCTTCCCGGCACTCCGTCATCAAGTCTAACGTCCGGCGCCGCCGGTCGCCCGCGGTTGTCACCCATCCCATACCGACGCCGGTTTCTCGTTCACCTGTTCGCCTTCTAGCATGCGAACTCAGCACGACAACGTTGTCCCAGAGCAAGGAACGAGACAGTTGTGAGTACCTCTACCGAGGTCCAGCAGGACACGAGGTTCTTCGGGCACCCACGAGGACTGGCGAACCTCTTCGGCGTGGAGATGTGGGAGCGCTTCTCCTTCTACGGGATGCAGGGCATCCTCGCCATCTACCTCTACTACACGGCCGACCAGGGCGGCCTCGGCGTCGACCAGAGTTCCGCGCTCGGCATCGTGGGCGCCTACGGCGGCACGGTCTACCTCGCCACCGTGGTCGGCGCCTGGATCGCCGACCGGCTGCTGGGTTCGGAACGCACGCTGTTCTACAGCGCGATCATCGTCATGATCGGCCACATCGCGCTGGCTCTGCTGCCGGGCATGACCGGGGTCGGTGTGGGCCTGGCCTGCGTGGCGCTCGGGTCCGGTGGCCTCAAGGGCAACGCGACGTCGGTGGTCGGCACGCTCTACGCCGAGGGCGACGAGCGGCGGGACGCCGGCTTCACGCTCTTCTACATGGGCGTCAACATCGGCGGGTTCATCGGCCCGCTGCTGACCGGGCTCGCCCAGCAGAACCTGGGCTTCCACTTCGGCTTCGGCCTCGCCGCGATCGGCATGGCGCTCGGCCTGATCCAGTACACGCTCGGCCGCAAGAACCTCGGCGACAAGGCCTCCGAGGTGCCGAACCCGCTGCCCTCCTCGCAGCGGTGGGTTCCGGTCGTGGTCGGCGTGGTGATCATCGCGGCGATTGTGGCGATGATCCTGTCCGGCGTGATCACCCCGGACAACCTCGCCGACGTCGTGGTCTACGTCGTGATCGCGATCTCGGTGGTGTACTTCGTGGTCATCCTGACCAGCCGGAAGATCACCTCGGAGGAACGCAGCCGGGTGCTCTCGTTCATCCCGATGTACATCGCCAGCGCCGCGTTCTTCTCGCTGTACCAGCAGCAGTCGACGGTCGTCGCGGCCTACAGCGACCAGCGGCTGGACCGGAACCTGTTCGGCTGGGAGATGCCGGTTTCCTGGGTCAACTCGATCAACCCGGTGTTCATCATCGTGTTCGCCCCGATCATCGCGGCGATCTGGACGAAACTGGGTCCGAAGCAGCCGTCCACGCCGATGAAGTTCGTGCTCGGCACGGTGCTGATGGGCTGCGCCTTCCTGCTGTTCCTGCCGATGACCGGAACCGGGGAGAACGGCAGCCCGCTGATCGCGCTGGTCGGCATCCTGTTCGTGTTCACCATCGCCGAGCTGATGCTTTCACCGGTCGGGCTGTCGCTGTCCACGAAGCTCGCGCCGAAGTCGTTCCGCACCCAGATGGTGGCGCTGAACTTCCTGTCGGTGTCACTGGGCACGGCGATGTCCGGCAAGCTCGCCGAGTCCTACGACGTGCACGACGAAACGCCGTACTTCAGCATCATCGGCGGTGTGGCGATCGCGGTCGGGCTGCTGCTGTTCGCCTTCATCCCGCTGGTCCGGAAGCTGATGAAAGGTGTGCACTGACTAGCCGACGGTGGTGCCGAAAAGCACCCCGACGAAGTAAGTGACGAGCATGGTGAGGGCACCGACGCCCACGTTGCGGACGATCGCGCGCCCCACCTGCGCGTTGCCCAGCCGCGCGCTGAGGAACCCGGTCAGCGTCAGGCCCACGACCACGGCGAGCGCGCAGGCCCAGACGCGGACGCCGACGGCGGTCCAGGCAATCGAGAGCAACGGCAAAAGCGCGCCGACGGAGAACGCCAGCAAGGAGGCCCAGGCGGCCTGCCACGGGCTGGTCAGGTTGTCCGGGTCGATGCCCAGCTCGGCCTCGGCGTGCGCCTGCAGTGCGTCCTTGCGGGTCAGCTCCCGCGCGACCTGGTCCGCGAGCCCGGGGGAAAGCCCCTTGTTCTGGTAGATCTGCGAAAGTTCGCGTTCCTCCGCCTCGGGCATGGTTTTCAGCTCGTGCTTCTCCAGCCGGAGCAGGGCGCGTTCGGTGTCCCGCTGGGTGCTCACGCTCACGTATTCCCCGCCGGCCATGGAAAACGCTCCGGCGACCAGTCCGGCAATTCCGGCGGTGAGGATCGCGGTGTTGTCCGTGGTCGCGCCCGCGACCCCGACCACGATGCCGGCCACGGACACGATTCCGTCGTTCGCGCCGAGAACCCCGGCGCGCAACCAGTTCAGCCTGCCGCCGAGGTCCTCGTGTGGTTCGTGCTCGTGCTCGAGTGGCGCTCGCGTTTCGGTCACGATTCTCAGTCAAGCACGAAAATTGTTTCCACGCGATATGTTTCCGCCCGCGATAAATTGAAGAAAGGCAAACCTCAATAAGGCTAGGGTTCCCTTTCTGGCGGGAAAAGAAAACACCCGGCGGTGGTGACCGCCGGGTGTTTTCGTGGAGGACTGTGGCTCAGACGTCCAGCTCGGCCAGGGCCGCCTTGGCGGCTTCGAGTTCGGCCTCCAGCTGGGCGACCTTCGCCGCCTGTGCCTCGCGGGCGGCGTTGATGACCTCGTCGATCGGGCCGGACAGGTCCTCGTGCAGCTCCTTCGCCGCTCGCGACACCGCGGCGGCCGGGATTTCCAGGCCCTTCGCGACCCACTTGCTGCCGTTCTTCAGCTCGGCCTGCCACTCGCCGTCGGCGGTGCCGGTGACGGTGAGCGTGAGCTCCACGGTGCGGGTCTTCTTGGCCGACGACGGCGTGGCCTTCGGCCTGCCGCGCTTCGGCTTGGGGGATTCGGCGACCGGCGGGGTGGCCTCGCCGCCCTCGGGTGTGCCGGTGGAGTCCTGCCCCGCGGGCGACGCCGCTGCGGCCGGCTCAGTGGCCTCCGGTGCCTCGGCGGCCGGTGACTCCGCCGCCTCGGCCACGGCGTTCTCGTCGTGCGTCACGGCTTCCACGGACATTCGTGTCGTCTCCTTGCCCGGATCTTGGGTGGGTACGCGGGCATCGTAGAACATGCGTTCGATGTTCGCGCACTGGGGTGAGGACGGAGAAGGGGCGCTCCCGGCCGGGAGCGCCCCTTCCCTCGCGGAGGTGAATCTACTACTCCTCCTTGCCCGAGTTCAGGCCCGAGGAGATGAGGTCCATGACCGAGGAGTCGGCGAGCGTGGTGACGTCGCCGATGGCGCGGTTCTCGGCGACGTCTCGCAGGAGGCGGCGCATGATCTTGCCGGAGCGGGTCTTCGGCAGCTCGGGCACGACCATGATCTGGCGGGGT carries:
- a CDS encoding VIT1/CCC1 transporter family protein, with translation MTETRAPLEHEHEPHEDLGGRLNWLRAGVLGANDGIVSVAGIVVGVAGATTDNTAILTAGIAGLVAGAFSMAGGEYVSVSTQRDTERALLRLEKHELKTMPEAEERELSQIYQNKGLSPGLADQVARELTRKDALQAHAEAELGIDPDNLTSPWQAAWASLLAFSVGALLPLLSIAWTAVGVRVWACALAVVVGLTLTGFLSARLGNAQVGRAIVRNVGVGALTMLVTYFVGVLFGTTVG
- a CDS encoding MarP family serine protease; amino-acid sequence: MNWVDVIVLLLALMAAVSGAFQGVIVALPALVGVALGAVAGVRIAPFVIDLFDDPVAKVAFAFAVVVFLIVLGETLGVWVGRKLRSKVSPDRLSGIDKTLGAIVQAAAVFVVAWLVANPLTTVSAIPGLAKSINSSTVLGKVNDLMPAQAQGLPSDLRKLLDASGFPSALAPFEKAPAVDTPPPDTSLNVSAVARRVHPSVVKIRGNAPSCSRSLEGSGFVVAPQRVMTNAHVVAGTDEVGIESTSGDYRARVVYFDPEVDVAVLAVPGLSAPVLPFASETAKAGDNAVVLGYPLDGPYTSTAARIRGRINLRGPDIYDANTVQRDVFTVRGSVRSGNSGGPMITPDGDVIGVVFGAAVEDPDTGFTLTAEQVRAEVDAAPSQTSRVATGACAS
- a CDS encoding phage holin family protein, with protein sequence MSSPKHERTGPDGVGAVPYLPLSSDEEAAASEQSLGRLVGDATQHLSTLVRAEVELAKSELVAEVKKALKGAVFFLIALAVALYSSYFLFLFVAEILSDWWGIRWPAFLTVFGLMLVTTAVTAFLGWRKVKKLRAPERTIGSVKETAAALKPRKAAEDDLPVAQD
- a CDS encoding alpha/beta fold hydrolase, whose amino-acid sequence is MELTPDPSIVRADGPWTHRDVSANGIRLHVAECGEGPLVLFLHGFAEYWWAWHHQLPALAEAGFRAVAVDLRGYGDSDKPPRGYDAWTLAGDVGGLIKALGARQAHLVGHAWGGMLAWTVAALHPRLVATVTSVGGAHPLALKSAVKRSAWRVSRGQARATGHLFRFQVPMAPEKWLVRDGAAAVETLFSAWSGERWRSTREFTEALPAFRQAMLVPGVAHSALEYYRWAFRAQFRGDGRRFTEAVGRRVSAPVLQLHGTEDTCILADTARASVHWAGPHGEPRIWPDIGHFPHLEAPDRVTESLLDFVR
- the nhaA gene encoding Na+/H+ antiporter NhaA; translation: MIAPRRAVAEFTRYLRIETTGGLILLAATAVALIWANSPLSGVYETIRDFRLGPQFLHLDLTVGDWAKDGLLALFFFVAGLELKRELVVGELSRVKQAVLPVIAAVGGMLVPALVALAVGWGTPGIDRAWAIPVATDIAFALGVLALTASNLPSSARVFLLSLAVVDDLGAILIIAIVFTSGFDLVAAGVAVLALALYAFLQHKRVRTPWLYVPLALVTWVAVHSAGVHATIAGVLLGLLTRVRPDEGEDEAPAVRLEHRLQPWSAAVAVPVFALFAAGISVNGDALTQVFTTALPLAVLFGLVAGKFVGILGASMLAVRLRVAEKPRGMGWRDLSALAMLGGVGFTVSLLIAELALPGDTSELAKAAVLIASAVASLGAAALLVRRSRAHAGAG
- a CDS encoding DUF6319 family protein, encoding MSVEAVTHDENAVAEAAESPAAEAPEATEPAAAASPAGQDSTGTPEGGEATPPVAESPKPKRGRPKATPSSAKKTRTVELTLTVTGTADGEWQAELKNGSKWVAKGLEIPAAAVSRAAKELHEDLSGPIDEVINAAREAQAAKVAQLEAELEAAKAALAELDV
- a CDS encoding peptide MFS transporter, whose product is MSTSTEVQQDTRFFGHPRGLANLFGVEMWERFSFYGMQGILAIYLYYTADQGGLGVDQSSALGIVGAYGGTVYLATVVGAWIADRLLGSERTLFYSAIIVMIGHIALALLPGMTGVGVGLACVALGSGGLKGNATSVVGTLYAEGDERRDAGFTLFYMGVNIGGFIGPLLTGLAQQNLGFHFGFGLAAIGMALGLIQYTLGRKNLGDKASEVPNPLPSSQRWVPVVVGVVIIAAIVAMILSGVITPDNLADVVVYVVIAISVVYFVVILTSRKITSEERSRVLSFIPMYIASAAFFSLYQQQSTVVAAYSDQRLDRNLFGWEMPVSWVNSINPVFIIVFAPIIAAIWTKLGPKQPSTPMKFVLGTVLMGCAFLLFLPMTGTGENGSPLIALVGILFVFTIAELMLSPVGLSLSTKLAPKSFRTQMVALNFLSVSLGTAMSGKLAESYDVHDETPYFSIIGGVAIAVGLLLFAFIPLVRKLMKGVH